A single genomic interval of Acidobacteriota bacterium harbors:
- a CDS encoding phosphoribosylformylglycinamidine cyclo-ligase, translating into MHMDYKSSGVDIDAGHEVVRRIRGLAQETFTPGVLSDIGAFGGLFHMRAAGGTDPVLVASADGVGTKLKVAFMMNRHTTIGEDLVNHCVNDILAQGARPLFFLDYLATGRLSPDVAVDIVEGLARACKANGCALLGGETAEMPGFYADREYDLAGFIVGMVERAQVLTGDRIAIGDALIGLPSSGLHTNGFSLARRIAFDTLMLGIHDHIPELGIGIGDALLRPHRSYLGPVLPLVNEGFIHGIAHITGGGLTDNVPRVLPEGTAARIDRGSWDVPALFTWLVTKGEVPDADAWRTFNMGIGMVLVVAASEVNRVLERLADAGESGGRVIGEIVAGNKDVQYAGA; encoded by the coding sequence ATGCACATGGACTACAAGTCGTCAGGAGTGGACATCGACGCGGGGCACGAAGTGGTACGCCGCATCAGGGGACTCGCGCAGGAGACGTTCACGCCAGGCGTCCTGTCCGACATCGGCGCGTTCGGCGGGCTGTTCCACATGCGGGCCGCCGGCGGCACAGACCCCGTGCTCGTGGCCAGCGCCGACGGCGTGGGCACCAAGCTGAAGGTGGCGTTCATGATGAACCGCCACACCACCATCGGCGAGGACCTGGTCAATCACTGCGTGAACGATATCCTCGCGCAGGGTGCTCGTCCGCTGTTCTTCCTCGACTACCTGGCCACGGGACGCCTGTCGCCCGATGTCGCCGTCGACATCGTCGAGGGCCTCGCGCGGGCGTGCAAGGCCAACGGGTGCGCGCTGCTCGGCGGCGAGACCGCCGAGATGCCGGGCTTCTATGCCGATCGCGAGTACGACCTCGCCGGCTTCATCGTCGGCATGGTCGAGCGTGCGCAGGTGCTGACGGGTGACAGGATCGCCATCGGCGATGCCCTGATCGGCCTCCCCTCGTCGGGTCTGCACACCAACGGGTTCTCGCTGGCGCGCCGCATCGCGTTCGACACGCTGATGCTTGGTATCCACGATCACATCCCGGAGCTCGGGATCGGGATCGGCGATGCACTGCTGCGCCCGCACAGGTCCTACCTCGGACCCGTGCTGCCGCTCGTCAACGAGGGCTTCATCCACGGGATCGCGCACATCACGGGCGGTGGCCTCACCGACAACGTGCCCCGCGTGCTGCCCGAGGGCACCGCGGCGCGCATCGACCGCGGCTCATGGGACGTCCCCGCGCTGTTCACGTGGCTCGTCACCAAGGGCGAGGTACCCGACGCCGACGCGTGGCGCACGTTCAACATGGGCATCGGCATGGTGCTCGTGGTGGCGGCCTCGGAGGTCAACCGCGTGCTCGAACGCCTGGCGGACGCCGGCGAGTCAGGCGGCCGCGTGATCGGCGAAATCGTCGCCGGCAACAAAGACGTGCAGTACGCAGGCGCGTAA
- a CDS encoding HEAT repeat domain-containing protein: protein MNASRRRVMPLVAGMLGALGVAVAGAQAPATRTPPRAATAPATPAADPAALKAAIDKLGKLDYKTRVEASAAIRRAPSAVIVPMLVEAARRHEDGYVRFRALVLLSGFNEPGSAPVFIDALTDENDRLREVAYAWVEDHPQPSLVPRLLDALEREQAEFVRPALVRALAAHGTDPKVQAVLEREVMRGVDFFRGAVIEALGAHKAAYALDEIAKIALLDGPLQDDAVRAIGQIGDKRALPTLVSVQRSGGRELQPTVAAAICGLGNNCDGHARFVRESLAFAVQNLGYQELARASATALADLAAIGRSEALPALFELGMTANDPVRAPIALATGQAVMRDPKALLGLVPSLPRRDATLLLRDAFDMLEEDYAEERFFAIVRRQYWASAPDAPTRDAAQVLITALEF from the coding sequence GTGAATGCCAGCCGCCGTCGCGTGATGCCGCTCGTCGCAGGGATGCTGGGCGCGCTTGGCGTGGCCGTCGCAGGTGCACAGGCGCCGGCGACCAGGACGCCGCCGCGTGCGGCGACCGCACCCGCCACGCCGGCCGCCGATCCCGCTGCGCTGAAGGCCGCGATCGACAAGCTTGGCAAGCTCGATTACAAGACGCGCGTCGAGGCATCGGCGGCCATTCGCCGCGCGCCGTCCGCCGTGATCGTGCCGATGCTCGTCGAGGCGGCGCGCCGGCACGAGGATGGCTACGTCCGCTTCAGGGCACTCGTGCTGCTCTCGGGCTTCAACGAGCCGGGCAGCGCACCGGTGTTCATCGACGCGCTCACCGACGAGAACGATCGCCTTCGCGAAGTGGCATACGCGTGGGTCGAGGACCACCCGCAGCCGTCGCTCGTACCGCGCCTGCTCGATGCGCTCGAACGCGAACAGGCCGAGTTCGTGCGCCCGGCGCTGGTGCGCGCACTCGCCGCGCACGGCACCGATCCGAAGGTGCAGGCCGTACTCGAGCGCGAAGTGATGCGCGGTGTCGACTTCTTCCGCGGCGCCGTGATCGAGGCGCTCGGGGCCCACAAGGCCGCGTATGCCCTCGACGAGATCGCGAAGATCGCGCTCCTCGACGGCCCGCTGCAGGACGATGCGGTGCGGGCCATCGGACAGATCGGTGACAAGCGCGCTCTCCCGACGCTCGTGAGTGTGCAGCGCTCGGGCGGTCGCGAATTGCAGCCAACCGTCGCCGCGGCGATTTGCGGCCTCGGCAACAACTGCGACGGACACGCGCGCTTCGTTCGCGAGTCGCTGGCGTTCGCCGTGCAGAACCTCGGCTACCAGGAGCTCGCGCGCGCGTCGGCGACCGCACTCGCCGACCTCGCGGCCATCGGCAGGTCCGAAGCGCTGCCGGCGTTGTTCGAACTCGGCATGACAGCCAACGATCCGGTGCGTGCGCCCATCGCGCTGGCGACCGGACAGGCGGTGATGCGGGATCCGAAAGCACTGCTCGGACTCGTGCCGAGCCTGCCGCGGCGCGACGCCACGCTGCTGCTCCGCGATGCGTTCGACATGCTCGAAGAGGACTATGCGGAGGAACGGTTCTTCGCCATCGTCCGCCGGCAGTACTGGGCGTCGGCACCGGATGCGCCCACGCGCGACGCGGCGCAGGTGCTCATCACCGCCCTGGAGTTCTGA
- the purL gene encoding phosphoribosylformylglycinamidine synthase subunit PurL produces the protein MPITPDVLARHGLKQDEYARIVDMLGREPNMTELGMFSVMWSEHCSYKSSRIHLKTLPTQGPRVLQGPGENAGAVDIGDGFAAVFKIESHNHPSFIEPYQGAATGVGGIIRDIFTMGARPIALLDSLRFGDLSQPGTRRVVRGVVAGIAGYGNSIGIPTVGGEAAFDPCYAGNPLVNVFCLGIAPADGIVKGRADGVGNAVYYVGASTGRDGIHGATMASAEFDDASAEKRPAVQVGDPFMEKLLLEACLEVLKTGALVGLQDMGAAGLSCATSEMSARGHMGMDVEVTKVPQRETGMTPYEIMLSESQERMLFVVHKGREAVVEEIFEKWDLHAVCIGHVTDDGLVRVREHGVVVAEVPARALADEAPLYDRPSARPAWLDEIQTLAPSHFKAFPETADVLRTLLASPTIASKKWIYRQYDHMVRTNTLCLAGQGTPVVRVKGTTRALAMSVDGNGRYGQTDPKRGAMLAVAEAARNVALAGGEPLGATNNLNFGNPEKPEIMWQFVEAVQGIGEACRAFGIPITGGNVSLYNETDGKAIHPTPVLGVVGLVDDASKVIGQAFPSEGLQIVMLGETRAELGATEYLQRIHGELRGLPPAVDLEHERALQVLLPALVSAGLVASAHDCAEGGLAVALAECTFGGRADSAGRAGSLAGRASSSDGRAGSPSPAYPIGATVSVAGVMGPAGVPVAHATLFSESAGRVLLAVTPANVAAVLDRAAQAGVAAAVIGTTGGTTLDVRVDGQVVLSHSVAQLRAVWANALEDALASPAR, from the coding sequence ATGCCCATCACGCCAGACGTCCTCGCCCGCCACGGCCTCAAGCAAGACGAATACGCCCGCATCGTCGACATGCTCGGCCGCGAACCGAACATGACCGAACTCGGCATGTTCTCGGTGATGTGGTCCGAGCACTGCAGCTACAAGAGTTCCCGCATCCACCTCAAGACGCTGCCCACGCAGGGACCGCGCGTGCTGCAGGGGCCTGGTGAGAACGCAGGCGCCGTGGACATCGGCGACGGTTTCGCGGCGGTGTTCAAGATCGAGAGTCACAACCACCCGTCGTTCATCGAGCCCTACCAGGGTGCGGCGACGGGCGTGGGCGGCATCATCCGCGACATCTTCACGATGGGCGCGCGGCCGATCGCGCTGCTCGACTCGCTGCGCTTCGGCGACCTCTCGCAGCCGGGTACGCGCCGCGTGGTCAGGGGCGTGGTCGCGGGCATCGCCGGCTACGGCAACAGCATCGGTATCCCGACTGTCGGCGGCGAAGCGGCCTTCGATCCCTGCTATGCGGGCAATCCGCTCGTCAACGTGTTCTGTCTCGGCATCGCGCCGGCCGACGGCATCGTCAAGGGCAGGGCCGACGGGGTGGGTAACGCCGTCTACTACGTAGGCGCCAGTACCGGTCGCGACGGCATCCACGGCGCGACGATGGCATCGGCCGAGTTCGACGATGCATCGGCGGAGAAGCGTCCGGCGGTGCAGGTGGGCGACCCGTTCATGGAGAAGCTGCTGCTCGAGGCGTGCCTGGAGGTGCTGAAGACGGGCGCGCTCGTCGGTCTGCAGGACATGGGCGCGGCAGGGCTCTCGTGCGCGACGTCGGAGATGAGCGCGCGCGGACACATGGGCATGGACGTCGAGGTGACCAAGGTCCCCCAGCGCGAGACGGGCATGACGCCGTACGAGATCATGCTGTCCGAGTCGCAGGAGCGCATGCTCTTCGTGGTCCACAAGGGCCGCGAAGCCGTGGTCGAGGAAATCTTCGAGAAGTGGGACCTGCACGCCGTGTGCATCGGTCACGTCACAGACGATGGGCTGGTGCGCGTGCGCGAGCACGGGGTGGTGGTGGCGGAAGTCCCGGCGCGTGCGCTGGCCGACGAGGCGCCCTTGTACGACCGTCCGTCCGCACGACCCGCGTGGCTCGACGAGATCCAGACGCTCGCGCCGTCGCACTTCAAGGCGTTCCCGGAGACGGCCGACGTGCTCCGCACCCTGCTCGCGTCGCCGACGATCGCCAGCAAGAAGTGGATCTACAGACAGTACGACCACATGGTGCGTACCAACACGCTGTGCCTCGCCGGGCAGGGCACGCCCGTGGTGCGCGTCAAGGGCACCACGCGCGCGCTGGCCATGTCTGTCGACGGCAACGGCCGGTACGGGCAGACCGATCCGAAGCGCGGCGCGATGCTGGCCGTCGCCGAAGCGGCGCGTAACGTGGCGCTGGCGGGTGGCGAGCCACTCGGCGCCACCAACAACCTGAACTTCGGCAATCCCGAGAAGCCGGAGATCATGTGGCAGTTCGTCGAGGCCGTGCAGGGCATCGGTGAGGCCTGTCGTGCCTTCGGGATCCCGATCACGGGGGGCAACGTCAGCCTGTACAACGAGACGGACGGCAAGGCGATCCACCCGACGCCGGTGCTCGGTGTGGTGGGTCTCGTCGACGATGCGTCGAAGGTGATCGGGCAGGCGTTTCCGTCGGAGGGCCTGCAGATCGTCATGCTGGGCGAGACGCGCGCGGAACTCGGGGCAACCGAGTACCTGCAGCGTATCCATGGCGAACTGCGAGGCCTGCCGCCCGCGGTCGATCTCGAGCACGAACGAGCGCTGCAGGTGCTGTTGCCGGCGCTCGTGAGCGCGGGACTCGTGGCGTCCGCGCACGACTGTGCGGAAGGCGGTCTCGCCGTGGCGCTCGCCGAATGTACGTTCGGTGGCAGGGCCGACTCTGCTGGTAGGGCCGGGTCCCTCGCTGGTAGGGCCAGCTCTTCTGATGGTAGGGCCGGCTCTCCGAGCCCGGCCTACCCCATCGGCGCCACCGTGTCCGTCGCCGGCGTGATGGGACCGGCGGGCGTGCCCGTCGCACACGCGACGTTGTTCAGTGAATCGGCAGGGCGAGTCCTGCTTGCCGTGACGCCGGCCAACGTCGCGGCAGTGCTCGATCGCGCCGCGCAGGCGGGCGTGGCCGCGGCAGTGATCGGCACGACGGGGGGCACCACGCTCGACGTACGCGTGGATGGCCAGGTGGTGCTGTCGCACTCGGTGGCGCAGCTGCGAGCGGTGTGGGCCAACGCGCTCGAAGACGCGCTGGCGTCGCCGGCGCGCTGA
- the purQ gene encoding phosphoribosylformylglycinamidine synthase subunit PurQ, translating into MKFAVVVFPGSNCDHDAYYAVKHVLGQPAEFLWHKDTSLRGADVVILPGGFSYGDYLRTGAIARFSPVMQAVSAFAAQGGPVLGICNGFQILCEAGLLDGVLIRNRQVQFRCEHVHVRVEQVDTPFTQACAAGQVLNIPIAHGEGQFFAEPDVLARLERDGQVVFRYATADGAITPDANANGSLNNIAGVCNATRNVVGLMPHPERACETVLGSDDGRVLFESVSRRLAVGAV; encoded by the coding sequence ATGAAGTTCGCGGTCGTCGTGTTTCCCGGCTCCAACTGCGATCACGACGCGTATTACGCCGTGAAGCACGTGCTCGGCCAGCCGGCCGAGTTCCTGTGGCACAAGGACACGTCGCTGCGAGGCGCCGACGTCGTCATCCTGCCTGGCGGGTTCTCGTACGGCGACTACCTGCGGACCGGTGCCATCGCGCGCTTCTCGCCGGTGATGCAGGCCGTGTCGGCGTTTGCCGCGCAGGGAGGACCGGTGCTCGGGATCTGCAACGGTTTCCAGATCCTCTGCGAAGCCGGCCTGCTCGATGGGGTGCTGATTCGCAACAGGCAGGTCCAGTTCCGCTGCGAGCACGTTCACGTGCGTGTGGAACAGGTGGACACGCCGTTCACGCAGGCCTGCGCCGCCGGCCAGGTGCTGAACATCCCGATCGCGCACGGCGAGGGACAGTTCTTCGCCGAACCCGACGTGCTCGCGCGTCTGGAGCGCGACGGGCAGGTCGTCTTCCGCTACGCCACGGCCGACGGCGCGATCACGCCGGACGCCAACGCCAACGGGTCGCTCAACAACATCGCGGGCGTCTGCAACGCGACCCGCAACGTCGTCGGTCTGATGCCGCACCCGGAGCGGGCCTGCGAGACAGTGCTCGGCAGCGACGATGGCCGGGTGCTGTTCGAGTCCGTGTCGAGGCGGCTGGCCGTCGGCGCCGTGTAG
- the purS gene encoding phosphoribosylformylglycinamidine synthase subunit PurS: MFTVRVFVTLKPSVFDPQGRTIVESLHSMGYPAVSDVRQGKYFEVQVEAADVPGAEALVREVSARLLANPVIESFRFESQEPARA; encoded by the coding sequence CTGTTCACAGTCCGCGTCTTCGTCACCCTCAAACCCTCCGTCTTCGATCCGCAGGGCCGCACCATCGTGGAATCGCTGCACAGCATGGGGTACCCGGCGGTGTCAGACGTCCGCCAGGGCAAGTACTTCGAGGTCCAGGTGGAGGCTGCCGACGTGCCAGGCGCCGAGGCCCTGGTGCGCGAGGTCTCCGCCAGGCTGCTCGCCAACCCCGTCATCGAGAGCTTCCGGTTCGAGTCGCAGGAGCCCGCACGCGCATGA
- a CDS encoding adenylosuccinate lyase, translating to MIRRYAQPAMSAIWAEQRRFETWLAVELAAADTMAEAGIVPADAAKELREKATFDIARIDEIEQTTQHDVIAFTTAVAEHVGPAARWLHFGLTSSDVVDTALALQMREACDLILVDLAALADAIRTRAFEHKRTPMMGRTHGVHAEPMTFGLKLALWYAEVQRDIVRVTRARDAVGVGKISGAVGTFAHLPPEIEAGVCARLGLTPAPIATQVIQRDRHAELMTALAITAASLEKFALEIRGLQKTELGEVEEPFGKGQKGSSAMPHKRNPVGCEQVCGLARIVRANALAALENVALWHERDISHSSVERVILPDSFLALDHMIRRFTRIVTGMVAYPDRMLENIARSRGVVFSGQVLLELARRGLSREQAYLYVQRNAMRSFHEQRDFRELLLADADIMGVLTREEIDRTFSLDEQLRHVDTLFTRVFGAADVSRQDASATATV from the coding sequence ATGATTCGACGTTACGCACAGCCGGCCATGTCCGCCATCTGGGCCGAGCAACGCCGGTTCGAGACATGGCTCGCCGTCGAGCTGGCGGCGGCCGACACCATGGCGGAGGCGGGCATCGTGCCGGCCGATGCCGCGAAGGAACTGCGCGAGAAGGCCACCTTCGACATCGCGCGCATCGACGAGATCGAGCAGACCACGCAGCACGACGTGATCGCGTTCACGACGGCAGTGGCCGAGCACGTTGGACCCGCCGCGCGCTGGCTCCACTTCGGCCTCACGTCGTCGGATGTGGTCGACACCGCGCTCGCGCTCCAGATGCGCGAGGCCTGCGACCTGATCCTCGTGGACCTGGCGGCGCTCGCCGACGCGATCCGCACGCGCGCGTTCGAGCACAAGCGGACGCCGATGATGGGGCGCACGCACGGCGTGCACGCCGAGCCAATGACGTTCGGCCTGAAGCTCGCGCTCTGGTACGCCGAGGTGCAGCGTGACATCGTCCGCGTGACGCGCGCGCGCGATGCCGTCGGCGTGGGCAAGATCTCCGGTGCCGTGGGCACGTTCGCGCACCTTCCGCCGGAGATCGAAGCCGGCGTCTGCGCGCGCCTGGGCCTGACGCCCGCGCCGATCGCCACGCAGGTCATCCAGCGCGATCGGCATGCCGAACTGATGACGGCGCTGGCCATCACCGCGGCGTCGCTCGAGAAGTTCGCGCTGGAGATCCGCGGCCTGCAGAAGACGGAGCTCGGCGAAGTCGAAGAACCGTTCGGCAAGGGCCAGAAGGGCTCGTCGGCCATGCCGCACAAGCGCAACCCCGTGGGCTGCGAACAGGTGTGCGGCCTTGCGCGCATCGTCCGCGCCAATGCGCTCGCCGCGCTGGAGAACGTGGCGCTGTGGCACGAGCGCGACATCTCCCACTCGTCGGTGGAGCGCGTCATCCTGCCCGACAGTTTCCTGGCGCTCGACCACATGATCCGCCGCTTCACGCGCATCGTGACCGGCATGGTCGCGTACCCGGATCGGATGCTCGAGAACATCGCCCGATCGCGCGGCGTGGTGTTTTCCGGCCAGGTCCTGCTCGAGCTTGCACGCCGCGGCCTCTCGCGCGAGCAGGCGTATCTCTACGTGCAGCGCAACGCGATGCGTTCGTTCCACGAGCAGCGCGACTTCCGCGAACTGCTGCTCGCCGACGCCGACATCATGGGCGTGCTGACGCGCGAGGAGATCGATCGCACGTTCAGCCTCGACGAGCAGTTGCGCCACGTCGACACGCTGTTCACCCGCGTCTTTGGTGCGGCGGACGTGTCGCGCCAGGACGCGTCCGCCACGGCGACCGTGTAA
- a CDS encoding insulinase family protein — MIVHDTLPNGVRLVTETMPHVRSVSLGVWLTRGSRHETADQSGIAHFIEHMLFKGTDRRSAQDIAQQFDSMGGNLDAFTSKEYAGYYIKVMDEHLPRAFDILSDLVLHPAFPADEVEREKKVILEEIKMVEDTPDDLVHELFAEEFWRDHPLGRPILGTPETVSGFTRDALQQYFRGAYVGRNLIVAAAGHFDHAQLRALVEDAFGSVADAGADWHDTTPAIHPPQLERVKDLEQSHIVIGTSSYPQDHGDRYPSYLLNIVLGGSMSSRLFQTIREQRGLAYAVFSGASSYRDTGLLSVYAGCAAENVAEVVDLVGQELRTLRVDPIGDEELRRAKDHLKGSLMLSLESTSSRMTHLARQEMYFGRHVSLDEIIAGIERVTAEDVLRVAGDLFRQEAVGVTVLGPGGPAALDFSRLAVA; from the coding sequence ATGATCGTCCACGACACTCTTCCGAACGGCGTCCGTCTCGTCACCGAGACGATGCCCCACGTGCGATCGGTCAGCCTCGGCGTGTGGCTCACGCGAGGATCGCGTCACGAGACCGCCGACCAGAGCGGCATCGCGCACTTCATCGAGCACATGCTCTTCAAGGGCACGGACCGCCGCAGTGCGCAGGACATCGCGCAGCAGTTCGACTCGATGGGCGGCAACCTCGACGCCTTCACGTCCAAGGAATACGCCGGCTACTACATCAAGGTGATGGACGAGCACCTGCCGCGGGCCTTCGACATCCTGTCGGATCTGGTACTGCACCCGGCGTTCCCCGCCGATGAGGTCGAGCGCGAGAAGAAGGTGATTCTCGAAGAGATCAAGATGGTCGAGGACACCCCCGACGATCTGGTCCACGAGCTGTTCGCCGAGGAATTCTGGCGCGACCATCCCCTCGGACGTCCGATTCTCGGCACGCCCGAGACGGTGAGCGGGTTCACGCGCGACGCCCTTCAACAGTACTTCCGCGGCGCCTATGTGGGTCGGAACCTGATCGTTGCTGCGGCCGGGCACTTCGACCACGCGCAGCTGCGCGCGCTCGTCGAGGACGCGTTCGGGTCCGTGGCCGACGCCGGCGCCGACTGGCACGACACGACCCCTGCCATCCACCCGCCGCAGCTCGAGCGGGTCAAGGACCTCGAGCAGAGCCACATCGTGATCGGGACGTCCTCCTATCCGCAGGACCACGGCGACCGCTACCCGTCATACCTGCTCAACATCGTGCTGGGCGGCTCGATGAGCTCGCGGCTCTTCCAGACCATCCGCGAACAGCGCGGCCTTGCGTACGCAGTGTTCAGCGGCGCGTCCTCCTATCGCGATACGGGCCTGCTGTCGGTGTACGCCGGCTGCGCGGCCGAGAACGTGGCGGAGGTCGTGGACCTGGTCGGGCAGGAACTGCGCACACTTCGCGTCGATCCGATTGGCGACGAGGAGTTGCGGCGCGCCAAGGACCACCTGAAGGGCAGCCTCATGCTGAGCCTCGAGAGCACGTCGAGCCGCATGACGCACCTGGCCCGCCAGGAGATGTACTTCGGGCGGCACGTCTCGCTCGACGAAATCATCGCCGGCATCGAGCGCGTCACCGCAGAGGACGTACTGCGCGTGGCCGGCGACCTGTTCAGGCAGGAGGCCGTCGGCGTGACGGTGCTCGGCCCCGGCGGCCCTGCCGCTCTCGATTTCTCGCGGCTCGCCGTGGCGTAG
- the rlmN gene encoding 23S rRNA (adenine(2503)-C(2))-methyltransferase RlmN, with protein MSELDDALVAAEAPPLTDLAGQTAGELSALVVELGGKPFQGRQLFRWIHKKGVTDFAAMTDLPKGLRERLADRTTIGTPAIVRTDASSDGTVKFLLRLADGRQIESVFIPDTPAQTFCISTQVGCAMKCGFCLTGTMGLTRHLTAAEISGQVRVLARELGFLDTPFNIVVMGMGEPLHNYDATMKALAIVGAEDGLHVSPRRVTLSTVGVLPGLEKLAREAYMPNLAISLHATTEEQRDRLVPINRKYSLAQLMDACRNFPLKKRSRITFEYVMLDGVNDTPADARRLVKLLNGLKAKVNLLPLNEAAGIPYRRPSDARVDAFAQILADAHVTVSVRKSRGRDIRAACGQLAVDK; from the coding sequence GTGTCTGAACTCGACGATGCGCTCGTGGCCGCGGAGGCTCCGCCGTTGACGGACCTTGCAGGGCAGACGGCAGGTGAGCTGTCGGCGCTTGTCGTCGAGCTGGGGGGCAAGCCGTTCCAGGGGCGGCAGCTCTTCAGGTGGATCCACAAGAAGGGCGTCACCGACTTCGCGGCGATGACCGACCTGCCGAAGGGCTTGCGGGAGCGCCTCGCAGACCGGACGACGATCGGCACGCCCGCCATCGTGCGCACGGACGCCTCGTCCGACGGCACGGTGAAATTCCTGCTGCGCCTCGCCGACGGCCGGCAGATCGAATCGGTGTTCATCCCCGACACGCCGGCGCAGACGTTCTGCATCTCCACGCAGGTGGGCTGCGCGATGAAATGCGGGTTCTGCCTCACCGGAACGATGGGATTGACGCGCCACCTCACGGCCGCCGAGATCTCCGGGCAGGTGCGCGTGCTCGCGCGGGAGCTCGGCTTCCTCGACACGCCCTTCAACATCGTCGTGATGGGCATGGGCGAGCCCCTCCACAACTACGACGCCACGATGAAGGCGCTGGCGATTGTGGGGGCGGAAGACGGGCTGCACGTGTCGCCGCGACGCGTGACGCTGTCGACCGTCGGCGTCCTGCCAGGGCTGGAGAAGCTCGCGCGCGAGGCGTACATGCCGAACCTCGCCATCTCGCTGCACGCCACCACCGAGGAGCAGCGCGACAGGCTGGTGCCCATCAACAGGAAGTACTCGCTGGCGCAGTTGATGGACGCGTGCCGCAACTTCCCGCTCAAGAAGCGCAGCCGGATCACGTTCGAATACGTGATGCTCGACGGCGTGAACGACACGCCGGCCGACGCGCGGCGCCTCGTGAAGCTTCTGAACGGCCTGAAGGCCAAGGTGAATCTGCTGCCCCTCAATGAGGCGGCAGGCATCCCCTACCGGCGCCCGTCGGACGCACGCGTCGACGCCTTCGCGCAGATTCTTGCCGACGCCCACGTCACGGTGTCGGTCCGCAAGAGTCGCGGTCGCGACATCAGAGCCGCGTGTGGGCAACTCGCAGTGGACAAGTAG
- the purD gene encoding phosphoribosylamine--glycine ligase, with protein MKVLVLGGGGREHALVWKLAREAGVTSVICAPGNPGTSACATNVALDILSPEAVTAFVKEDGVDLTVVGPEQPLAAGVSDALRAAGLTVFGPSQAAARLETSKAFSKAFMERHGVPTAKARICATAEDADAAIAAFGAPVVVKADGLAAGKGVTVAATTAEAREAVDAAMRRGTFGAAGATVVVEECLVGPEVSFFALCDGTCALPLATAQDHKRAYDGDRGPNTGGMGALAPSPLVDADMARRVMATIVDPVLTGMRIEGTPFAGILYCGLMLTADGPKVIEFNVRFGDPEAQVVLPLLPVDLAPLLLAAATGRLPETPLPAPTGARVGVVLASGGYPGAITTGYPISGLDDAGAMDGVVVFHAGTRLRQGSGGQASDEVVTAGGRVLTVVGEGHDLPSARARAYEAAARISFEHMEFRRDIAR; from the coding sequence ATGAAGGTCCTGGTCCTCGGCGGCGGCGGGCGCGAGCACGCGCTCGTCTGGAAACTGGCACGGGAAGCCGGCGTCACGTCTGTCATCTGCGCGCCGGGCAACCCCGGAACGTCGGCCTGCGCCACCAACGTCGCGCTCGACATCCTCTCGCCGGAGGCCGTCACGGCGTTCGTCAAGGAGGACGGTGTCGACCTGACGGTGGTCGGACCCGAGCAGCCCCTGGCGGCCGGTGTGTCGGACGCGCTCCGCGCCGCGGGGTTGACGGTGTTCGGTCCGTCGCAGGCGGCGGCCCGGCTCGAGACCAGCAAGGCGTTCTCCAAGGCGTTCATGGAGCGTCACGGCGTGCCGACGGCGAAGGCGCGCATCTGCGCAACGGCCGAGGATGCCGACGCCGCCATCGCCGCGTTCGGCGCTCCCGTCGTCGTCAAGGCGGATGGCCTGGCGGCAGGCAAGGGCGTGACGGTCGCGGCCACGACGGCCGAGGCGCGAGAGGCCGTCGACGCGGCGATGCGCCGCGGCACGTTCGGGGCGGCGGGCGCCACGGTCGTGGTGGAGGAGTGCCTCGTCGGCCCTGAAGTGTCGTTCTTCGCGCTGTGCGACGGAACATGCGCCCTGCCGCTGGCCACGGCGCAGGATCACAAGCGGGCCTACGACGGCGATCGCGGACCGAACACGGGCGGCATGGGCGCGCTGGCGCCGAGTCCGCTCGTGGATGCGGACATGGCTCGTCGCGTCATGGCGACCATCGTCGACCCCGTGCTGACGGGCATGCGCATCGAGGGCACGCCGTTTGCCGGCATCCTCTATTGCGGCCTGATGCTCACGGCCGACGGGCCGAAGGTCATCGAGTTCAACGTCAGGTTCGGCGACCCCGAGGCGCAGGTGGTCCTGCCGTTGCTGCCTGTCGATCTCGCCCCACTGCTGCTGGCCGCGGCAACGGGTCGGTTGCCGGAGACGCCGCTTCCCGCGCCGACAGGCGCGCGCGTGGGCGTGGTGCTCGCGTCAGGCGGGTACCCGGGCGCCATCACCACCGGCTATCCCATCTCCGGCCTGGACGATGCCGGCGCGATGGACGGCGTGGTGGTCTTTCACGCCGGGACCCGCCTTCGCCAAGGCTCCGGCGGGCAGGCCTCAGACGAGGTGGTGACGGCGGGCGGGCGCGTGCTGACTGTCGTCGGCGAGGGCCACGACCTGCCGTCAGCCCGCGCGAGAGCCTACGAGGCCGCCGCCCGCATCTCCTTCGAACACATGGAGTTCCGGCGAGACATCGCCAGGTAG
- a CDS encoding 30S ribosomal protein S21, with product MAEVKVQEGESIESALRRFKRKVQQEDIIKDIKKHSFYLKPGDKRRAKQALARKRSRKKQRRETE from the coding sequence ATGGCCGAAGTCAAGGTGCAGGAAGGTGAATCGATCGAAAGCGCCCTGCGTCGCTTCAAGCGCAAGGTGCAGCAGGAAGATATCATCAAGGACATCAAGAAACACTCGTTCTACCTGAAGCCCGGTGACAAGCGTCGCGCCAAGCAGGCCCTCGCCCGCAAGCGGAGCCGCAAGAAGCAGCGTCGCGAGACCGAGTAG